The Nicotiana tomentosiformis chromosome 9, ASM39032v3, whole genome shotgun sequence genome contains the following window.
tttttttggaaaAATACTTCTGAAGAAGGGAAaaacatattttggattttgattgattttttttttttaatgaaagatTTCAAAATAGAAGGAAAATATTCTTGGGttgtaaaaaataattttttatttgtttggaattttctaagaaaagacttctaaagaaggaattaatgaaaaatattttatttatttttggattttttgaaaattgagaccggaaccgatgaggtttgcctacgtatctcatatccggtgagaatcagacccgcgtagtatGGTTTGTTTTGACATAATTGGAAAAACATATTATtgacaattttttttctttttctctttttttttaaaaacgttTTGGCAGAGTTTCGAGGCATTTTCAAATACCGGAGTTTTCAGAACCGGGTGAAttttctatcctacctcactcttaGTTTTtctagcacattaggcccacaaaatACATTAATATCAACAATCAATAAAGATAAGTAAAAATCATATTAACAAGTTTGAATTCTTGAACCCTGAACGAGATATTCTAGGTTGATTCCCCACCatagttgccagagctgtcacacctccttttttcatATAGGGGTAGGGGAtagagagttttttcaattaaagtgaaattattcgaaatgggattatttatttaatttcagagtcgccacttgggatggCTATGAAACTTGGTCGGCCGGTCACTGCCAATGGACGACAATCCGGTGGCTTTTTGGAATGAGCTAAAATCAACATCAATCGATCGTTCTTGTTAAGAACGATCGACTGATGTAGGTTTTGGGTCAAAACTAGAAAAAAAACGCCGGCGAAACAGAAAGGGGCAAAATTAGGGTTTTAAAATTTTCTCAGATTTGAAATTCAAGGAATTTGGGTGGTCTTATGGTGAAATGGAATGGAGATATGAGATGAGGGGGATATGGTGGTTGTCTGGTAAAAATTTGGAGGTGATTGAAGGTGGGCCGCCGCCGTAGGCGATTTCTGGTGGGCGGCGGCCaatggtgaagggttgagggtgAGAGAGGGAGATGAGAGGGGTCTGGGATGATTCTCTAGGGTTTTAGGGGGGCATTAGGATAGTTAAATGGGGTGGTAATAATCAGTTGCGAGCCGTTGGATCAAGAATAATCAACGGCTGGGATTGGATGTTTATTAAACAGCGCCGTTTGGTTTAAGTGGGCAGTTGGACCGGACTGGGGTTTGGGCTGGGGTGGAATTGGGGTGTTTTGGGGGCAATTGGGCCACTAAAAATGGTTGTGGCCCAATCCGGAATTAAACCaagcttttttctttctttctttccttttttttttttttgatttttaaaatCCTACTAAAGTTAATTAAAACCTAAAGAAAATCTAATTTGTAGAATGGAACTTAATTATCTATTTTTACCATTTAAACAACTAATTAACTTAAAGCTAATGAAAGGAAATTAATTAATTTGCAACTAAAAgctaaaaatgtaaaaatgaccCATATATTTGTGTTTTTTTGTTTAATAATGTAACTAACTCCATTAATTAAATACTAAATGCAAATAAACCTAAAATGTTATGCAACGAAGAACTAAATAAATTATGTTTGGTATTTTCATGTCATTAAAATATTAAGAGTGCATaaaatgcaactaaatgcaaataattaaaaaaaatctatAAATTCTATAAAATTAGAAACAATTAAGAAAAACctatttgtgaattttgtaggAGTATTTTAATCGGGAAAAAATCatgtgctcacagctgcccctctttgctcaaAATataaagagttttcgggcaaagataaagtgaacAAATACGAGCGATTTTTGCCTGTTTGGATACTCCATGGGAAGCATTTTGAAAACGTTTTACCGAACTTTATttccgaggttgcctacatatccttggctataaaggaatcggGTCAGTATAGTTCTGGAAGTTTTGGTAGCTGGAACTACCGagaagctgtgatttcactgATGTTACTGCTGCTgagctccttattacaccaaagtcaaaaatgaaaaagactaactaaacctatcagctacgagttacaagaCTCCTATCTATAaatcttttgaagcttgatccTGATTCTtggctggttcttcatgcagactctaatCTGaatcttgatgcttgctagctgcaggtgctagttcattcttgtTCAGCTTTTCGGATTAAGACGGGACATGCAAAGCTTGTGATCTcaatcatgtcttgagcagtccacATCTTTTCTCCGCTTCTGCACTTTGGGttcaactcttttcttttcttcttttctgttATTCTGGATTGTGACTTCTTCTTTTGAttatctcgaaccctgtgcctcgaggtaaaacctgctcagacaccaaaacaaaatAAACAAACGAAATTTTTGTGCCCtagttttcactagaaaaatttcgtgagttatttataacaaaactctatactacttcaatattgaaagcaataaaatgGGAGGGAATGGTGTCAACATAAGTTGATtaatgtcacacctcctttttttcgaTAGTAGGGGATTATTTGAAAGTAACattaaagtgatattattcgaaatgggattatttatttaatttcagagtcgccacttgggataattatggtgtcccaagtcaccggtttattttaaatcccaaatcaagaaaATTGACTATATCTTAcagtccgcgaacacagaagaccgggtaaggaattctgttaacctgagagaaggtgtgaggtgcTTCCggattccgtgattttagcacggtcgctttacaaTCATATACCTGGCTTTAATTACGgattattacatgttttagaacctatgtgcgttttaccttttaccgcttttatttGCTTGATTATTCGTAATTATGAAACTATCTTATAACGAGTCACGCATACGTGTACTCATTTTGTTTGGTATGTCAAagtcatgtcacgcgtacgtgtacacaactaataacactttattgctattaagattgtttggccaaagtcacgcgaacgtgtacctGGATTTATTTTgagaatcgtaattatgtcacgcgaacgtatacacaATCACGATAATAAATTAACTAAGAGCGTGCCTAAAGCAACTACGAATATTCATGGGTCAATTAATTTTTCTAAATTTTAGATAACATGTGAAAGGTCATAGATTATGGAAAGAAGATTTGGAGAAGATGTGCATCATTGTTCTTAATGGGCTCATATTAACATAATAGCTCGCAGTCCTCTGATTTAAAGGCTAATCATTCATTCAAATTTAAACTAGCTAGTAAGGTTCTGATATTTTGCCTCATCTTTAAATAACAGCCCCTTTTATTTAAGAATTCTAATTTTTGGCTATTTTATTCTTTTTATAAATGTAGCCTCTATTTTGTTTCAAAGCCATAGCCacctaaattaaaaaaaaattattaattccTATGACTAAACAAGGAACAACAATGTCAACACTGGGATCTTAATCATAACAAATGAACATCAACTTACTAACGATAATTCACGCGAAATAGGCAAAGAACAAGGATGAATTTAATGATAAGGTAACATCTCAATGACATATACTCAAATTGACAAGAACAGATCCAAACCGTGAAACATCTATAAAGAAACAATTCATGGTATTTTTCAAAcagaacaaaaaaaataaataaaagggcCCAAAGTAACAACAATATATATTATCCCAATAATCTGAACTTAAAGGAACCATTAACAGATTCTATAAACATAAAGCAGCTTAATTTTATGCCATAGTTTAAAACATGAATCAATTCTTCAGACGAGCAGAAATACAAGCAGTTAGTAAGTACCAATTGTGATTTCATATTAAGACAAAGCTGAAAATACAAACATGAGAAGACACATACCTAATTTCTCTAAAATTAAGTTTGTAGAAGagaaagccaaataaagtcaaaaatgacaaaccGGAAATCAACAGCAGCTCACCAAAGCAACATCCACAACATCAAGAAAATCCATAAAGAAGAGAAGTTGAGCTTTTAAATCGGTTCTCTTCAAAACTTCTTTAGAATTCTAAGTTTCCTTTAGTTTTTTCAGCTTTTAGCGAGTGTCAAATAGAGTCAGACTAATGTGGATTTATGTGTGTGTATCGACTGGATTTTTTTAGAAGAGAAAAAGTGAGGTCTGTCGATGAGAATGGGGGTGGCGGCCGAAAGATTGAAGAAGGAGAAGGGGAAGgttcgtgtgtgtgtgtgttctagAAAGAGAGATCCAAATTAGGGTCCCCTCTAATAGAATGGGGAGATGGGTATTTTAAGAGAAGAGTATGGGCCAACTATGGGGTGAATTGAGCTTTTAAAGGGATGAGCTTGAAACAATTGCAAAAATAGTCACTTTTgactcaaattttaattaaaacaatttgtgtggctaaattattatatatattttactaattgactaatgacataattaattaactaaccTAAGAATGCATTTTTTTGGtttttagatatttatataatgcaTTTAACAATGTAATTACATTCTAAAATGCAATTTAAAATCTAAAATGCtatgaaattaagatttgaacATTTTTATGATTTACGATATTCCTAACATGCATAAGCAATGCgaataaatacaaaataaataaagaaaaacttctaaaattcataaaaataattttaaaaaatttgaattatttttaggagtaatttcctatgtggggcaaaaattaggtgctcacatttTGCTATTTTCGTTTTCCTGTTTTTGAATTTCAATAGTATGGACAGAGTTAACAAAATACTGTAAGATTCACTCGATCACAAACTAAATCTAGCTTCCCAGTATAACATCTCTGATAATATTACCTTACTTTTGCACAGAGGGAAAACTCCACTAATTCAGGCAAAAAACAAAACCTAAATAAGACAACAATTTAAGGTTAATATTTGTTTCAAACTCttaaaaacaaaagaagaaaaccATTCAAGatcaattaaattataaatactCATCGATGAGTTTCTAAAATTGGCTTCATGAACTTTGCTTTTCTAGAGGTCAATCAATATCcattaaattaagaaaaaaaatctACAAAACTGGAACAATTTTTTCACTTTGATTAAATAATCTCGTTATGGCAATGTCATTGGATTTGTTCTCACCCCCCTCCACAAAAAGTAAGTGTCTAAAAACATAGAAGTATTTGGCAATCTTTAATTATCCTATGGATTACTAAAATTTATTGACTTGTATATTTGAAAACACTGCAAATTCCATGTATAAAATCGTCAAAGTAGTAGCCTGGGCAAGAGTTGCTAATGAAATATTCAACTTTAACTTAATCTTTGTGAATCAAGTAAGTGTTGGTCCTTCTTTTTTCATTTACTTTAGTTTGATATATCTGGAATTTTATGAATGTTTGGTCTTCATATAAGATACTCATTTTcccttttttcatttttcttttttcctttgcaCTCTCCACTACCTACATATATCTGCGTTTGTTTTTCCTTCTATGCTTTATTTTAGAATGATATGTTCCAAACATTACAGAGCGGTGTAATGGGATGATTGAGATCACTCCATCTTAACCGGGAGAAATCAGGTCCAATCCTTGAGAATAGGGAGCGCTAACCTTCACTGGGCCCTACACCATGCGAATCTAGACTAGTCGGGTATGTGGGTCCCAATACTTCACTGAAAAGCTTAGAAGAGGGCTAGGAGTGCTTGCAAAAATTGATCCATTCCAAATTTATTGCCACGATTAACAATTTGGCGAAAATTCACCTTGATCGCCTATAGAAGATCATACAGTTTAGAGACTAGCAAGGATTTTTCTTATTCTTATTATTATTCTCCCTTTTTCTCTAAAGTAATTAAATTTTCTTCTTATACGCATCTTCTATGACAATGTTTATATTCTGAATAAACGTtttttttatgatgtagaaaatgATAATGAATCGACGAATTATAGAACAATTTTTGTTGATGCTCTTTCTATGCTTGAGCTATGCTGGGGTTCGAGGAACAAAGTTACCAAGTCAAGAAGACTTAGAGTTGGAGAAGCGACTAAAGCTTCTAAATAAGCCTGCAATTAAAACGATTAAGGTACGCGTCTAAAAAGCTAAAATGGTAGATCCATAACACATGTCCACTTCGTATGCATTATATTGTTAATAATTCTCTTTTATACGAAGTAAGtcgttaatatttttatttttttaccaaCAGACAAAATATGACGATATATATGATTGTGTGGACTTTTACAAGCAACCAGCATTTGATCATCCATTATTAAAGAATCACAATTACCATCCTCAAGTTTGCCTCCAATATCTCCTCTTGCAATCACTTGTTATTTTCAgttctgaatatatatatatatatatatatatatatatgctgaaTTATATAAAGAAATTTTGGATGAGACAGATAAAACCCACTTCGTTTATGAAAGAGAGCGATTCAACTATTTCAACAAGTCAAAGGTTGCCAAGAACAGGATTACCAGTTGGAGGTTGTCCTGTTGGAACTGTTCCAATAAGAAGAACCACCAAAGAAGATCTTATTAGACATAAACTTTTGCCCTCACAAGAAGATGTCATGGTCAACAGTTCACTTACTCATGTAAGAATGTTGTTCTAAGTTAACAAAGTTGGTTCTAATACAATTCATATTTCACTATATATCATTGTATTGCTAGTTTGTAACTTATAAACAAAATCCTGAAGAATCATTTCCTATCACAAACTAAGTTTAGCTTTTTAGTATAACGTATCTTACATTATTATCTTATATTACTTTTGCACAGAAGGAAAATTCCATTTATTCAAAAAGGAGAAGATATAAACCTTTGCAAGGGTACAAGGTACATATCATGATTTGTCATACTTATTtaaacttattttattttatcctttTTGCATTAGTTTAATCTTCTTTTTCATTAATAAATTGATAGCCAACGTCATGGTCCAACAAGTCCTGGTTGGTTTTATTCAATCTCACACACAACATAATGACATGGTTATATGGTTTTTTGTACTGCATGCgcaaatagggaaaaaatatttatttttggttaTATATAAATTGTTGAATCTCTCTGACATACGGAAAGATTTTAGTGAAGTGGAAAAGGAGGTCCAAAAATTGCTTTGATTAGGAGCTCAAATCTTAGGTGTGACACTTTAGTATTTTTTGGATCCCCTTATTTGAATTTCTGGCCATGCCGCTGATATCCATGAACATCTTGTTTATAGCACGACGGTATGTCATCATGCTCGAATAAGTCTTGATAAAATTATGTAAACATTGCTAAATATATAGGAAATCACTTAATTAGAAATATGTTGAAATCAAGCCTAGCTCTTCATGAAGAAATTTCAAATTTAAGTGATCCTACATTTATATTATACTCTCTTCAGCTTGCAATCGCTAATACTCGAGGTTATCCAAGTGACAAATTTGGAGGAGCCGCGATGACAACTAGTGTCTATAATCCTCATGTCGAAGGTCAACAAAGCAGTGCATGTCGATTGAAACTAATTAACGGAGCAAATATGATACAAGTCGGTTGGAGAGTAAGTCAGTTGACCTTTTCATTGTGAATTACTTCTTTTTCCTATCTACATAAATAAAGAAGTGAGCTATCATTTCACCTACATATAACATTATTTCATATTTGCTTTTTAGGTTGATCCTACCTTGTATGGTGACAACGCGACTAGGTTATTCATACATTTCCAGGCAAGTCCCTAACTAGTATGATTAGATAGCTTTTTAAATAATTCATAATTTCTTTTGCTCCCTCAAACTTTTCTTTTCATACTTTCAGGATGGTGAAAATGCTTGTTTCAACTTGTTATGTCCTGCCTTTGTACTTATAAATCCAGAAGTAGCTATAGATGGAGCATTTGATATCGTTTCACAACGTGGAGGGAAAGTATATGAGATAGGACTTTCGATAAATTGGGTaacttttctttatttattctacCTTTAAGTAAGTAGAAGAATTAATTCAAGCATAAAAGCAATTTCGACCTTTATTTGTTAACCATTTTTTACTATTGAAAATAGGACCAAAATGAAGGAAACTGGTGGTTATTCTATACAGAGACTAATACACCAATTGGTTTCTGGCCTCGAGAGGTGTTTGATGACTTTGACTATTTTGCAACAAGCGTTCAATGGGGTGGAGTCGTATATAGTCCACCAGGAATACCTGAACCACCTATGGGTTCGAGCTTTTTACCTATTAAAGACGTTAATTATGACGGATATTGCAGAAATATTACACTTTTAAGTGATAAGGGTGATTACATTGATACAGGCGACTTGCTATTTTATTTAGACGCCCCTAATTTGTACGATGTAAGATTTAGTGGGGATTATTTGGAACACACAATGTTTTATGGTGGACCTGGTGGCTTGTGAGCAGGCATGAGTCTTTAATTAAGTCTAGCCATTTTATGGTAATTTGATTAATTGCTCAAAATAATGCAAGAAAGTGGGTGCAGTATCTTTTTATGTTTATTGTATTTTGTTTCAATTTTCAGTTGATTGAGAAAGAAGACCTTTACAATTATATTTGGAGAcattttttctttccttcttcttctgtctttttttttaaaattaggaAACCACCTATATTTCtaattgtcatgccccaaaaagACCAGCGCAATCGGCACCTAGTATCTTCAACATATACGGAGCGAACCACTTAAACCTGTCTATTTATTCATGATTATTTCAAGGTTTGAGATATGACTTAAACATTAAAAATACCATCTTGAGTTATTTGGTTAAAATCTTTGTTTTAACTCAAAACATAACTAGGCATTTGGCCAATTGATATAAGTGTGGAATGAATATGAGAgttagaaaatataaatcacatcTACATGATTAGACCTCCCCGCAGTTTTACTGGAACCTCTATGGACATAAATGAATAAAGCAAAATCTCTAAACATGAATCCACAGATAAAAGAAACAGGGCTCACCAAGCAGAATAGAGAATGGAAGAGACGGCAAGCTCGTACTGTCAACTCCACTGCCATAATATCTAACACAAGTAATTAAGTTGCCCATGTAGGAGGTTGGGCACAATTTCAATAAAACCGCATCTCAAGTATCATCGACTCCTCCTAAAAAGGTTTATGAGCGATGTCTTTGAAACTCTAGATGTGATggcccaaaaggtcatcttatattttagaactcgaatctgcgctcttaagcattaaaaatctcatttgtaccttcctcgatttacgtgcgcagtcccgGCAgatttccgaaaaatttttatgttgaaaactaatgaaaataagaatttttgccttaaaagttaattttaattgatttcgatcaatatttttggtaaacgggcccggatctgtactttgacggtcccggtaggtccgtatcgaattatgggacctaggcatATGCCTAGAATCGAATTTGGagatccctagcttgagttatgaatttttgataaaaatttaaaagtttggaaattatttatttttaagaattgattgatatttggcattgttagtatcaggtctgtattttagttccgaattccggtacaggttcattatgatatttaagacatgtctgtgaaatttggtgagaaatggagttgatttgacgtgattcggacgtccagcttagaaattaaaagttttaaagtgttcttgagaatttcatttgaattggtgctaaatttagagttctaggtgttattttggtgatttgatcacgctAGCAGgtccatatgatatttttagacttgtgtgcatgtttggtttggagccccgagggctcgggtgagtttcggataggccacaggatgttttgaactttgaaaatctggtttttctgcagaatctgtgttctggcatgtccttcttcgcgttcgcgaaggtactctcgcgaacgcgaagagtaaactaggcagctgaggatttcttttttgcgaacgcgaagcgatgggggcgttacctatcgcgaacgcgtagcgttaggcactagggagggggagtcagccttttcttcatcgcgaacgcgagaaatgtctcgcgaacacgaaggccagggaagggtagcctacgcgagcacttcctcgcgaacgcgaaggcttggcaggccatacacttcgcgaatgcgacagtgctctcgcgaacgtgatgaacactatcgcccagcacttaacagaatccaaaacgggattttttgccaaaaaactcatttttctcaaaaaccaaacggtgagggacgatttttcaagagtcattccttccccaaattgttggtaagtgattctaaactattttttttcaattacccattacatttcttgaatttttaacctaaaatctagagttttcatggtagaattaggggttagggtagaaaatagagatttcgggaatttggggatttagacttaaatttgaggtcggattgcaaaactaattatatattcgggctcgggggttaatgggtaaaaggattttggtccgaacctcgagttttgaccaagcgggcccggggtcgatttttcgactttttggagaaaaatttggaaaatttaatttatgcaatataattgattcatttagcaatatttgatattattgagtcatttttgaatagatacgagtggtttggaggtgaattccaaaggaaaagttgtgattgagaattaagtggcattcagagcgaggtaagtgttgtgtctaaccctgacttgagggaattaggaaccttagattatttgctaagtgaaattcatgtgagcggtgtatatgtgaggtgacgagtaattatgcaccgccaatttacttattttccatgtttctctatttttcttatattgtcttattcatatgccaaattgctacgtgttatactagtgttgttcaaattatcattcttatcatgtttacggaattttctggtgataattgagtttttatttcaaagttgagattgatattatggaaccaaatgttgaagtaaggtttgtacttattatgCTATCTCCATGTTATTAttcatgcattgcattatgg
Protein-coding sequences here:
- the LOC104089298 gene encoding protein neprosin-like, whose amino-acid sequence is MIMNRRIIEQFLLMLFLCLSYAGVRGTKLPSQEDLELEKRLKLLNKPAIKTIKTKYDDIYDCVDFYKQPAFDHPLLKNHNYHPQIKPTSFMKESDSTISTSQRLPRTGLPVGGCPVGTVPIRRTTKEDLIRHKLLPSQEDVMVNSSLTHKENSIYSKRRRYKPLQGYKLAIANTRGYPSDKFGGAAMTTSVYNPHVEGQQSSACRLKLINGANMIQVGWRVDPTLYGDNATRLFIHFQDGENACFNLLCPAFVLINPEVAIDGAFDIVSQRGGKVYEIGLSINWDQNEGNWWLFYTETNTPIGFWPREVFDDFDYFATSVQWGGVVYSPPGIPEPPMGSSFLPIKDVNYDGYCRNITLLSDKGDYIDTGDLLFYLDAPNLYDVRFSGDYLEHTMFYGGPGGL